The Streptomyces laurentii genome contains a region encoding:
- a CDS encoding oxidoreductase (Predicted flavoprotein involved in K+ transport [Inorganicion transport andmetabolism]; COG2072;~Pyridine nucleotide-disulphide oxidoreductase; pfam13738;~identified by MetaGeneAnnotator; putative;~oxidoreductase [Streptomyces cattleya NRRL 8057 = DSM46488]), which produces MRDSDAVGGIVNDFGVYEEREVDVVVVGAGQAGLSAAYHLRRTGFEPERDFVVLDHAPRPGGAWQFRWPSLTYGKVHGMHALPGMELTGADPARPSSAVIGEYFAAYEESFGLPVHRPVDVTAVREGEGGRLRVESTEGVYAARALISATGTWERPFWPRYPGQETFLGQQLHTARYPGPEAFAGLRVVVVGGGASGTQHLMEIAGHAAATTWVTRREPVFREGPFNEVAGRAAVAQVEERVRQGLPPRSVVSVTGLPLNDAVRAARASGVLDRLPMFDRITPTGVAWDDGRFVEADVILWATGFRASVDHLAPLRLREPGGGIRMEGTRAVRDPRVHLVGYGPSASTIGANRAGRSAVREIRALLKNTPRASGAAVTG; this is translated from the coding sequence ATGCGGGACTCGGACGCCGTTGGTGGAATCGTGAACGATTTCGGGGTGTACGAGGAGCGCGAGGTCGACGTCGTGGTCGTCGGCGCCGGACAGGCCGGGCTGTCGGCGGCGTACCACCTGCGCCGTACGGGGTTCGAGCCGGAGCGGGACTTCGTGGTGCTCGACCACGCGCCGCGGCCGGGCGGCGCCTGGCAGTTCCGCTGGCCGTCGCTCACGTACGGCAAGGTGCACGGGATGCACGCGCTGCCCGGCATGGAGCTGACCGGGGCCGATCCGGCGCGGCCGTCCTCGGCGGTGATCGGGGAGTACTTCGCCGCGTACGAGGAGTCCTTCGGCCTCCCGGTGCACCGGCCCGTGGACGTGACCGCCGTACGGGAGGGCGAGGGCGGACGGCTGCGGGTGGAGAGTACGGAGGGGGTGTACGCCGCCCGGGCACTGATCAGCGCGACCGGGACGTGGGAGCGGCCGTTCTGGCCGCGCTACCCCGGGCAGGAGACCTTCCTGGGGCAGCAGCTGCACACCGCCCGGTACCCGGGGCCCGAGGCCTTCGCCGGCCTGCGGGTGGTCGTGGTCGGCGGCGGCGCCTCCGGCACCCAGCATCTGATGGAGATCGCCGGCCACGCCGCCGCGACGACCTGGGTCACCCGGCGCGAGCCCGTGTTCCGTGAGGGCCCCTTCAACGAGGTGGCCGGACGGGCGGCGGTCGCGCAGGTCGAGGAGCGCGTACGGCAGGGGCTGCCGCCGCGCAGTGTGGTGTCGGTGACCGGGCTTCCGCTGAACGACGCCGTCCGCGCGGCCCGGGCGAGCGGGGTCCTCGACCGGCTGCCGATGTTCGACCGGATCACGCCGACCGGGGTGGCCTGGGACGACGGGCGGTTCGTCGAGGCGGACGTCATTCTGTGGGCGACCGGCTTCCGGGCCTCGGTCGACCATCTCGCGCCGCTGCGGCTGCGTGAGCCGGGCGGCGGCATCCGGATGGAGGGCACCCGGGCCGTACGGGATCCGCGGGTGCATCTCGTCGGCTACGGGCCGTCCGCGTCGACCATCGGCGCGAACCGGGCGGGCCGCTCGGCCGTTCGCGAGATCCGCGCGCTGCTCAAGAACACTCCGCGCGCGTCGGGCGCTGCCGTCACCGGCTGA
- a CDS encoding hypothetical protein (identified by MetaGeneAnnotator; putative;~sequence version:1) — translation MLTVRKRRAADRDRVCPTENLYEEKHPMNIITNLLAGVVHFLGWLI, via the coding sequence ATGCTTACGGTGCGCAAGCGACGGGCTGCAGACCGCGATCGCGTATGTCCCACAGAAAACCTGTACGAGGAGAAGCACCCCATGAACATCATCACCAACCTGCTCGCCGGTGTCGTCCACTTCCTGGGCTGGCTGATCTGA
- a CDS encoding novA protein (ABC transporter signature motif;~ABC transporter transmembrane region; cl00549;~ABC-type multidrug transport system, ATPase and permease components [Defense mechanisms]; COG1132;~ATP binding site [chemical binding];~D-loop;~H-loop/switch region;~MsbA is anessential ABC transporter, closely related to eukaryotic MDR proteins. ABC transporters are a large family of proteins involved in the transport of a wide variety of different compounds, like sugars, ions, peptides, and more complex organic...; cd03251;~NovA [Streptomyces sp. Mg1];~Q-loop/lid;~Walker A/P-loop;~Walker B;~identified by MetaGeneAnnotator; putative) codes for MHPHRTSTWTPPAREPGRPEEPAQLRRILRLFRPYRARLALVGLLVAASSLVSVASPFLLRAILDVAIPEGRTGLLSLLALGMIATAVVSGVFGVLQTLISTTVGQRVMHDLRTAVYGRLQRMSLAFFTRTRTGEVQSRIANDIGGMQATVTSTATSLVSNLTAVVASVVAMVALDWRLTVVSLLLLPVFVWISRRVGRERKRITTRRQKQMAVMAATVTESLSVSGILLGRTMGRADSLTRSFAEESERLVDLEVRSSMAGRWRMSVIGIVMSAMPALLYWAAGLTFQLGGPAVSLGTLVAFVSLQQGLFRPTVSLLSTGVDIQTSLALFQRIFEYLDLPIDITEPDEPVRLPRVAGEVVFDKVGFRYEPEGGGRPTLDAIDLTVPAGSSLAVVGPTGSGKSTLGHLVPRLYDVTEGRVLLDGVDVRDLDFDTLARAVGVVSQETYLFHASVADNLRFAKPDATDEEIEAAAHAAQIHDHIASLPDGYDTLVGERGYRFSGGEKQRLAIARTILRDPPVLILDEATSALDTRTEHAVQQAIDALSAGRTTLTIAHRLSTVRDADQIVVLDGGRIAERGTHEELLALGGRYAALVRRDEHANVGAVVP; via the coding sequence ATGCATCCGCACCGAACGTCCACGTGGACGCCACCCGCCCGAGAACCCGGCCGCCCCGAGGAGCCCGCCCAGCTGCGGCGCATCCTGCGGCTCTTCCGCCCCTACCGGGCCCGCCTCGCCCTCGTCGGCCTGCTGGTCGCCGCGTCGTCGCTGGTCTCGGTCGCCTCCCCGTTCCTGCTCCGCGCGATCCTGGACGTCGCGATCCCCGAAGGCCGTACCGGGCTGCTCAGCCTGCTCGCCCTCGGCATGATCGCCACCGCCGTGGTCTCCGGCGTCTTCGGCGTACTGCAGACCCTGATCTCCACCACCGTCGGCCAGCGCGTCATGCACGACCTGCGCACCGCGGTCTACGGGCGGCTCCAGCGGATGTCGCTGGCCTTCTTCACCCGCACCCGCACCGGCGAGGTCCAGTCCCGGATCGCCAACGACATCGGCGGCATGCAGGCGACGGTCACCTCGACCGCCACCTCCCTCGTCTCCAACCTGACCGCCGTGGTCGCCTCGGTCGTCGCCATGGTCGCCCTCGACTGGCGGCTGACCGTCGTCTCGCTGCTCCTGCTGCCGGTCTTCGTCTGGATCAGCCGCCGGGTAGGCCGCGAGCGCAAACGGATCACCACCCGGCGCCAGAAGCAGATGGCCGTCATGGCGGCGACCGTCACCGAGTCCCTGTCCGTCAGCGGCATCCTGCTCGGCCGGACCATGGGCCGCGCCGACTCCCTCACCCGCTCGTTCGCCGAGGAGTCCGAGCGCCTGGTCGACCTGGAAGTGCGCTCGTCCATGGCCGGACGCTGGCGGATGTCCGTCATCGGCATCGTCATGTCCGCCATGCCCGCGCTGCTCTACTGGGCGGCCGGCCTCACCTTCCAGCTCGGCGGCCCCGCCGTCTCGCTCGGCACGCTGGTCGCGTTCGTCTCGCTTCAGCAGGGCCTCTTCCGGCCGACCGTCAGCCTGCTGTCGACCGGCGTGGACATCCAGACCTCGCTCGCGCTGTTCCAGCGCATCTTCGAGTACCTGGACCTGCCCATCGACATCACCGAACCCGACGAGCCCGTCCGGCTGCCGCGGGTCGCGGGCGAGGTCGTCTTCGACAAGGTCGGATTCCGCTACGAACCCGAGGGCGGCGGCCGGCCCACCCTGGACGCGATCGACCTCACCGTCCCGGCGGGAAGCAGCCTGGCCGTCGTCGGCCCGACCGGTTCCGGCAAGTCGACCCTCGGTCATCTGGTGCCCCGGCTGTACGACGTCACCGAGGGCCGGGTCCTCCTCGACGGGGTCGACGTGCGCGACCTCGACTTCGACACCCTCGCCCGCGCCGTCGGCGTGGTCTCCCAGGAGACGTACCTCTTCCACGCCTCCGTCGCCGACAACCTGCGCTTCGCCAAGCCCGACGCCACCGACGAGGAGATCGAGGCGGCCGCCCACGCCGCCCAGATCCACGACCACATCGCCTCGCTGCCCGACGGCTACGACACCCTGGTCGGCGAGCGCGGCTACCGCTTCTCGGGCGGCGAGAAGCAGCGTCTGGCGATCGCCCGGACCATCCTGCGCGACCCGCCCGTCCTGATCCTCGACGAGGCGACCAGCGCGCTGGACACCCGTACCGAACACGCCGTCCAGCAGGCCATCGACGCGCTCTCGGCCGGGCGCACCACCCTCACCATCGCGCACCGGCTGTCCACCGTCCGCGACGCCGACCAGATCGTCGTCCTGGACGGGGGCCGCATCGCCGAACGCGGCACGCACGAGGAACTGCTCGCCCTCGGCGGGCGGTACGCGGCCCTGGTGCGGAGAGACGAACATGCGAACGTGGGAGCGGTTGTTCCCTAG
- a CDS encoding marR-family transcriptional regulator (Helix-turn-helix domains; cl00088;~MarR-family transcriptional regulator [Streptomyces albus J1074];~helix_turn_helix multiple antibiotic resistance protein; smart00347;~identified by MetaGeneAnnotator; putative) translates to MSTPAASEASDPDGLLAEQLLRLTRRLHRAHKLHLEPAGITPAQFRLLRTVAHFPEPPRMADLAARLEVVPRAVTSLVDSLEAKGRVRRVPDAHSRRVVRVELTDAGRDTLRDLRSARRAAAEDILAPLTVEQREVLGGLLSTLVDPGPERAC, encoded by the coding sequence ATGAGTACCCCGGCCGCTTCCGAAGCCTCCGACCCCGACGGCCTGCTCGCCGAGCAGTTGCTCCGTCTGACCCGTCGGCTGCATCGCGCCCACAAGCTGCACCTGGAGCCGGCCGGCATCACCCCGGCGCAGTTCCGGCTGCTGCGGACGGTCGCGCACTTCCCCGAGCCGCCCCGGATGGCCGACCTCGCCGCCCGGCTCGAGGTGGTCCCGCGCGCGGTGACCAGCCTCGTCGACAGCCTGGAGGCGAAGGGCAGGGTGCGCCGGGTCCCCGACGCGCACAGCCGCCGGGTGGTCCGGGTCGAACTCACCGACGCCGGCCGCGACACGCTGAGAGACCTGCGCAGCGCGCGCCGCGCCGCGGCAGAGGACATCCTGGCCCCACTGACCGTCGAACAGCGCGAGGTGCTGGGAGGTCTGCTGTCCACCCTGGTCGACCCCGGCCCGGAGCGCGCCTGCTGA
- a CDS encoding D-lactate dehydrogenase (FAD binding domain; pfam01565;~FAD/FMN-containing dehydrogenases [Energy production and conversion]; COG0277;~Fe-S oxidoreductase [Energyproduction and conversion]; COG0247;~Predicted D-lactate dehydrogenase [Streptomyces venezuelae ATCC10712];~identified by MetaGeneAnnotator; putative) — MPVREPNPQTLRAGTRRQAAPDRVPDLQARGTPKHLRDELIAVLGPEKVLWKVSDLVRYASDASPYRFVPQVVVVAEDVDDVSAVLSYAHGKGREVVFRAAGTSLNGQAQGEDILVDVRRHWAGVQVLDDGARARIRPGTTVVRANAALAPYGRVLGPDPASAIACTIGGVVANNASGMTAGTTRNSYRTVASLTVVLPSGTIVDTADPAADEELAHAEPRLCAGLMALKAEIEADAELTARIRAKYTIKNTNGYRLDAFLDGTTPVGILRGLMVGSEGTFGFLSEVVFDTLPLDRKVSTGLLFFPSLPAAAAAVPHFTEAGALAVELMDGNTLRASVRVPGVPADWAELPRETTALLVEFRAPDEAALRACETAAARVLDRLDLVAPVPSVVNAFTRDPGTIAGYWKARKAFVTAVGGARPSGTTLITEDFAVPPDRLAEACAELLALQVRHGFDAAVAGHAAHGNLHFLLTFDAAEPADVERYAAFMDEFCALTVERFDGSLKAEHATGRNIAPFLEREWGPKATALMWRTKEIIDPDGVLAPRIVLDRDPQAHLRGLKTIPVVEPIADPCIECGFCEPTCPSHDLTTTPRQRIVLRREMMRQADGSPVEAQLLASYGYDAVDTCAGDSTCKLACPVGIDTGALMREFRHARHSVREERVAALTARHFRAVEAAARLAVGTARHLDDRLLESVTGLARRATRPDLVPEWLPEIPGAAAHRLPRTHRPAAVAVYYPACVNRIFGNPEGYQGPSLPEAMVALSARAGRPVWIPDDVHGTCCATIWHSKGYELGNEVMANRIVEAAWGWTAGGRLPLVVDASSCTLGLAHEVVPYLTDDNRELHAELTVLDSLVWAADELLPRLDVRRRIGSAVVHPTCSMRHLGDEDRLTELAGVCAEEVVVPLDAGCCAFAGDRGMLHPELTASATAREAAEVAARPFDAYLSANRTCEIGMDRATGRTYTSVLLELERATRP; from the coding sequence ATGCCCGTACGCGAACCGAATCCGCAGACCCTGCGTGCCGGTACGAGACGGCAGGCGGCGCCCGACCGGGTGCCGGACCTCCAGGCCCGAGGCACCCCGAAGCACCTGCGCGACGAACTGATCGCCGTCCTCGGCCCCGAGAAGGTGCTGTGGAAGGTCTCCGATCTGGTCCGTTACGCCTCCGACGCGAGCCCCTACCGTTTCGTGCCGCAGGTCGTCGTGGTCGCCGAGGACGTCGACGACGTCTCCGCGGTCCTCTCGTACGCGCACGGCAAGGGCCGCGAAGTGGTGTTCCGGGCCGCCGGGACCAGCCTCAACGGGCAGGCGCAGGGCGAGGACATCCTGGTGGACGTGCGCCGGCACTGGGCGGGCGTGCAGGTCCTGGACGACGGGGCCCGCGCCCGGATCCGGCCGGGCACCACAGTCGTCCGGGCCAACGCGGCGCTCGCCCCGTACGGCCGGGTGCTGGGCCCGGACCCGGCGAGCGCGATCGCCTGCACGATCGGCGGTGTGGTCGCCAACAACGCCTCCGGCATGACCGCCGGCACCACCCGCAACTCCTACCGTACGGTCGCCTCGCTCACCGTCGTCCTGCCGAGCGGCACGATCGTCGACACCGCCGACCCGGCCGCCGACGAGGAGCTGGCGCACGCCGAACCGCGACTGTGCGCCGGACTGATGGCGCTGAAGGCGGAGATCGAGGCGGACGCGGAACTGACCGCCCGGATCCGCGCCAAGTACACGATCAAGAACACCAACGGCTACCGGCTCGACGCGTTCCTCGACGGCACCACCCCGGTCGGGATCCTGCGCGGGCTGATGGTGGGCTCCGAGGGCACCTTCGGCTTCCTCTCCGAGGTCGTCTTCGACACTCTGCCGCTGGACCGGAAGGTGTCCACCGGGCTGCTGTTCTTCCCGTCGCTGCCGGCCGCCGCGGCCGCCGTGCCCCACTTCACCGAGGCGGGCGCGCTGGCCGTGGAACTGATGGACGGCAACACCCTGCGCGCCTCGGTGAGGGTGCCCGGGGTGCCCGCCGACTGGGCGGAGCTGCCCCGGGAGACGACCGCGCTCCTGGTGGAGTTCCGGGCGCCGGACGAGGCGGCGCTGCGGGCCTGCGAGACGGCGGCGGCCCGGGTGCTCGACCGGCTCGACCTGGTCGCCCCGGTCCCCTCCGTCGTCAACGCCTTCACCCGGGACCCGGGGACGATCGCCGGGTACTGGAAGGCGCGCAAGGCGTTCGTGACGGCGGTCGGCGGCGCCCGTCCCTCCGGTACGACGCTGATCACCGAGGACTTCGCGGTGCCGCCGGACCGGCTCGCCGAGGCGTGCGCGGAGCTGCTCGCCCTCCAGGTCCGGCACGGCTTCGACGCGGCCGTCGCCGGGCACGCGGCGCACGGCAACCTGCACTTCCTGCTCACCTTCGACGCCGCCGAGCCGGCCGACGTGGAACGGTACGCCGCGTTCATGGACGAGTTCTGCGCGCTCACCGTGGAACGCTTCGACGGCTCACTGAAGGCGGAGCACGCCACCGGCCGGAACATCGCGCCGTTCCTGGAGCGGGAGTGGGGGCCGAAGGCGACCGCGCTCATGTGGCGGACCAAGGAGATCATCGATCCGGACGGGGTCCTCGCGCCCCGCATCGTCCTCGACCGCGATCCGCAGGCGCATCTGCGCGGCCTGAAGACCATCCCGGTGGTGGAGCCGATCGCCGACCCGTGCATCGAGTGCGGATTCTGCGAACCCACCTGCCCCAGCCATGATCTGACGACCACTCCGCGCCAACGCATCGTGCTGCGGCGGGAGATGATGCGGCAGGCCGACGGTTCCCCGGTGGAGGCGCAACTGCTGGCGTCGTACGGCTACGACGCGGTCGACACCTGCGCCGGCGACTCGACGTGCAAGCTGGCCTGCCCCGTCGGCATCGACACCGGGGCGCTGATGAGGGAGTTCCGGCACGCGCGGCACTCGGTGCGCGAGGAGCGGGTCGCGGCCCTGACGGCGCGGCACTTCCGGGCCGTGGAGGCCGCGGCCCGGCTCGCGGTGGGCACGGCCCGGCACCTCGACGACCGGCTGCTGGAGTCGGTGACGGGGCTGGCGCGCCGGGCCACGCGCCCCGACCTCGTACCGGAGTGGCTGCCCGAGATCCCCGGCGCGGCGGCCCACCGGCTGCCGCGGACGCACCGGCCGGCCGCCGTCGCCGTGTACTACCCGGCCTGCGTGAACCGGATCTTCGGCAACCCCGAGGGATACCAGGGCCCTTCGCTGCCGGAGGCGATGGTGGCGCTGTCGGCGCGGGCCGGCCGGCCGGTGTGGATCCCGGACGACGTGCACGGCACGTGCTGCGCGACGATCTGGCACTCCAAGGGGTACGAGCTCGGCAACGAGGTGATGGCCAACCGGATCGTGGAGGCCGCCTGGGGGTGGACGGCCGGGGGCCGGCTGCCGCTGGTGGTGGACGCCTCCTCGTGCACCCTCGGTCTCGCGCACGAGGTGGTGCCGTATCTCACCGACGACAACCGGGAGTTGCACGCCGAGCTGACGGTGCTCGACTCGCTGGTGTGGGCGGCGGACGAGCTGCTGCCGCGGCTCGACGTACGGCGGCGGATCGGCTCGGCCGTGGTCCATCCCACCTGCTCCATGCGGCACTTGGGCGACGAGGACCGGCTCACCGAGCTCGCCGGGGTCTGCGCCGAGGAGGTCGTGGTCCCCCTCGACGCCGGCTGCTGCGCGTTCGCGGGCGACCGGGGCATGCTCCACCCGGAACTGACCGCGTCGGCGACGGCACGGGAGGCCGCCGAGGTCGCCGCCCGGCCCTTCGACGCGTATCTGTCGGCCAACCGGACGTGCGAGATCGGCATGGACCGGGCCACCGGACGGACGTACACCTCGGTCCTGCTGGAACTGGAGCGCGCGACCCGGCCGTGA
- a CDS encoding hypothetical protein (ATP binding site [chemical binding];~G-X-G motif;~Histidine kinase-like ATPases; This family includes several ATP-binding proteins for example: histidine kinase, DNA gyrase B, topoisomerases, heat shock protein HSP90, phytochrome-like ATPases and DNA mismatch repair proteins; cd00075;~Mg2+ binding site [ion binding];~Nitrate and nitrite sensing; pfam08376;~Signal transduction histidine kinase [Signal transduction mechanisms]; COG0642;~identified by MetaGeneAnnotator; putative;~predicted protein, partial [Streptomyces pristinaespiralis ATCC25486]) produces the protein MAAQGQLAEKAGQPSNIVYYNLQQERRLSADVLARQDGAATALTRQREETDKAVKTFLTLSDDPAVDNAPDEVRDAVNVAREAIGRLSVQRALVDSGDADQQETVYRYYTDLIAVDLKLFTALSHVDDGKVTTASQPLVELFWTKEMISRSDALLARAWGDRDRLSAKDFQQVQQAVLTQSFQESSKVTPYLPDDELAMWRQITSSEAWRNKTAVEQTLLRPAEPDAKGRVRVGDQREKWRATMDAVGPPYEKLLEHRTQRVIDQGLDSVLSLLLRMVLTTVVGLAAVVAVVLTTWRLTRSLRLRIGRLQEQAEELEKSLPAVVERLARGEQIDVQAEARAIEQGSADGPSDELAQLGKALNLARTSALQAAVSQADQHRGFERLLQRVARRTQQLIGQQLKKLDEMEHRHEDSEVLDGLFDLDHLTARLRRYEENLVILSGGTPHRRWRKPVALLDVMRSAQGEVQDYRRVVLDLDGSPWLAARAVGPVTHILAELIENALSFSRPPNPVEVRAAVVSRGLAIEVEDRGLGMEEEQLAEANALMLNPPRLDILAHAEDIRLGLHVIARLTHQYGLGVEFRPSAYGGTRVVLLVPRDLVVAAPQQTGPVAVPDPAPEPEPLSAPAPAGGHDPLPNRRQGQALAAVTRLTPHAPREPEVPQAPQAPEHPAPAYPVEPDYVTRNPYAMPETPGVPHTDGHPAYEEAPATPYGSPYETPAAPAPAPAPAPPVAPYGEPQPVADLFAGTFPPAAPAYGSAQPYGTADAYPEPAQPGGIGHDVHGGDNGQQPAPYGGPHDQATGYEGFGTPQQDLRPAGPAEHAGFAPQYVTPLPSHGGHTAPPAPAPAAPTAAPASEPAPPAPATAGGDKPLPRRVRQASLVDELRLDPAAPGAPQPPRWQDDPLLRPAPRRAGATIGAFQRRSRAARAAEPDAPAGPGASHHPTREEDGS, from the coding sequence ATGGCGGCCCAGGGGCAGCTCGCGGAGAAGGCCGGCCAGCCGTCCAACATCGTGTACTACAACCTGCAGCAGGAACGGCGGCTGAGCGCCGACGTCCTCGCCCGCCAGGACGGCGCCGCCACGGCGCTCACCCGGCAGCGGGAAGAGACCGACAAGGCGGTGAAGACCTTCCTGACGCTGTCCGACGACCCGGCCGTCGACAACGCCCCCGACGAGGTGCGCGACGCCGTCAACGTGGCGCGGGAGGCGATCGGCCGGCTGTCCGTCCAGCGGGCCCTCGTCGACAGCGGCGACGCCGACCAGCAGGAGACGGTCTACCGGTACTACACGGATCTGATCGCCGTCGACCTGAAGCTGTTCACGGCACTCAGCCACGTCGACGACGGCAAGGTCACCACGGCCTCGCAGCCGCTCGTGGAACTCTTCTGGACGAAGGAGATGATCTCCCGCTCCGACGCGCTGCTCGCCCGCGCGTGGGGCGACCGGGACCGGCTGAGCGCCAAGGACTTCCAGCAGGTCCAGCAAGCGGTCCTCACCCAGTCGTTCCAGGAGAGCTCGAAGGTCACGCCGTACCTGCCGGACGACGAGCTGGCGATGTGGCGGCAGATCACCTCCAGCGAGGCGTGGCGGAACAAGACCGCCGTCGAGCAGACCCTGCTGCGGCCCGCCGAGCCCGACGCGAAGGGCCGGGTCCGCGTCGGCGACCAGCGCGAGAAGTGGCGCGCCACGATGGACGCCGTCGGCCCGCCATACGAGAAGCTCCTGGAGCACCGCACGCAGCGGGTCATCGACCAGGGCCTGGACAGCGTCCTGTCCCTGCTGCTGCGCATGGTCCTGACCACCGTGGTCGGTCTCGCCGCCGTCGTCGCCGTCGTCCTGACCACCTGGCGGCTCACCCGCAGCCTGCGGCTGCGCATCGGCCGCCTCCAGGAACAGGCCGAGGAGCTGGAGAAGTCGCTGCCCGCCGTCGTCGAGCGGCTCGCCCGGGGCGAGCAGATCGACGTCCAGGCCGAGGCCCGTGCCATCGAACAGGGCTCCGCCGACGGCCCGTCGGACGAACTGGCCCAGCTGGGCAAGGCGCTCAACCTCGCGCGCACCAGCGCCCTCCAGGCGGCGGTCAGCCAGGCCGACCAGCACCGGGGCTTCGAGCGGCTGCTGCAGCGGGTCGCCCGCCGTACCCAGCAGCTGATCGGCCAGCAGCTGAAGAAGCTGGACGAGATGGAGCACCGGCACGAGGACTCCGAGGTGCTCGACGGCCTCTTCGACCTCGACCACCTCACCGCGCGTCTGCGCCGGTACGAGGAGAACCTGGTCATCCTGTCCGGCGGTACCCCGCACCGGCGCTGGCGCAAGCCGGTCGCGCTGCTCGACGTGATGCGCTCGGCCCAGGGCGAGGTGCAGGACTACCGGCGGGTCGTCCTCGACCTCGACGGCAGCCCGTGGCTGGCGGCCCGCGCCGTCGGTCCCGTCACGCACATCCTGGCCGAGCTGATCGAGAACGCGCTCTCCTTCTCGCGCCCGCCGAACCCGGTCGAGGTGCGGGCGGCGGTCGTGAGCCGCGGCCTCGCCATCGAGGTCGAGGACCGCGGCCTGGGCATGGAGGAGGAGCAGCTGGCCGAGGCCAACGCCCTGATGCTGAACCCGCCGCGGCTCGACATCCTCGCCCACGCCGAGGACATCCGGCTCGGCCTGCACGTGATCGCCCGGCTGACCCACCAGTACGGTCTCGGCGTCGAGTTCCGGCCGTCCGCGTACGGCGGCACCCGTGTCGTCCTGCTCGTCCCCCGCGACCTGGTCGTCGCCGCGCCGCAGCAGACCGGCCCGGTGGCCGTGCCCGACCCGGCGCCCGAGCCCGAGCCGCTGTCCGCGCCGGCGCCCGCCGGCGGGCACGACCCGCTGCCGAACCGCCGGCAGGGCCAGGCCCTGGCCGCGGTGACCCGGCTCACCCCGCACGCGCCACGGGAGCCGGAGGTCCCGCAGGCTCCCCAGGCCCCGGAACACCCCGCGCCGGCGTACCCCGTCGAGCCGGACTACGTGACCCGCAACCCGTACGCGATGCCGGAGACGCCGGGTGTGCCCCACACCGACGGCCACCCGGCGTACGAGGAGGCTCCCGCCACTCCGTACGGTTCGCCGTACGAGACACCGGCGGCCCCGGCCCCTGCTCCGGCTCCGGCCCCGCCCGTGGCCCCGTACGGCGAACCGCAGCCGGTCGCCGACCTGTTCGCGGGCACGTTCCCGCCCGCGGCACCGGCGTACGGCTCCGCGCAGCCCTACGGCACCGCCGACGCGTACCCCGAACCGGCACAGCCGGGCGGCATCGGGCACGACGTCCACGGCGGCGACAACGGGCAGCAGCCCGCCCCTTACGGCGGCCCGCACGACCAGGCCACCGGCTACGAGGGCTTCGGCACGCCGCAGCAGGACCTCCGGCCGGCCGGGCCGGCGGAGCACGCCGGTTTCGCGCCGCAGTACGTGACCCCGCTGCCGTCCCACGGAGGACACACCGCTCCCCCGGCGCCCGCGCCCGCCGCGCCGACCGCGGCCCCGGCATCGGAACCGGCCCCGCCCGCCCCGGCGACCGCCGGTGGCGACAAGCCGCTGCCCCGCCGCGTACGACAGGCCAGCCTCGTCGACGAACTTCGGCTGGACCCCGCCGCCCCCGGCGCTCCCCAGCCGCCGCGCTGGCAGGACGACCCCCTGCTCCGGCCCGCACCGCGCCGTGCCGGAGCGACGATCGGCGCCTTCCAGCGCCGCTCGCGGGCGGCCCGCGCCGCCGAGCCGGACGCCCCCGCCGGGCCGGGCGCGTCCCACCACCCCACGAGAGAAGAAGACGGATCATGA